In the Micromonospora narathiwatensis genome, one interval contains:
- a CDS encoding DUF2786 domain-containing protein, translated as MPDADPLLAAALAAARGTDVRAAERALDRLVVGDGPTVDAALLARLRRGVGRLWPRGWQPVDLDRIATRRLTARGARLLRDVLAAQRREQPDPVPPWFEEQLAELGARWAGDAGWLDRRAEGDRITALRDAVDALVLVEGLPPIAVLRPPPGGPAAAPRAATPSGGSRMLDRVRALLAKAESTTFPAEAEALTGKAQELMARHSIDAALLDATADRPDQPSGVRLGTDAPYAAAKALLIQEVAAANRCESVWSDDLGFATVLGFPADLVAVELLHTSLLVQATTAMLRGRGERRTGGGRRTGGGRRTKGYDESFLNAFALRIGERLRAATSAADRAAAEERGDDRLLPVLAARSDAVRERVDQLFPGVTRYRLQVRDAEGWTSGTSAADRASLDVGSPGHRAVRRGR; from the coding sequence GTGCCGGACGCCGACCCGCTGCTCGCCGCCGCCCTCGCGGCGGCGCGCGGCACCGACGTACGGGCGGCCGAGCGCGCCCTCGACCGGCTCGTCGTCGGCGACGGTCCGACGGTGGACGCGGCGCTGCTCGCCCGACTGCGCCGCGGCGTGGGGCGGCTCTGGCCGCGTGGCTGGCAGCCGGTCGACCTGGATCGGATCGCGACCCGGCGGCTGACTGCGCGCGGCGCGCGGCTGCTCCGGGACGTGCTGGCCGCCCAGCGCCGGGAGCAGCCCGACCCGGTTCCGCCGTGGTTCGAGGAGCAGCTCGCCGAACTCGGCGCGCGCTGGGCCGGCGACGCCGGCTGGCTGGACCGGCGGGCCGAGGGTGACCGGATCACCGCGCTGCGGGACGCCGTCGACGCGCTCGTGCTGGTCGAGGGGCTGCCGCCGATCGCGGTGCTCCGCCCGCCGCCCGGTGGCCCGGCCGCCGCCCCGCGCGCCGCCACCCCGTCCGGCGGGTCGCGGATGCTGGACCGGGTACGCGCGCTGCTGGCCAAGGCCGAGTCGACCACCTTCCCGGCGGAGGCGGAGGCGCTCACCGGGAAGGCGCAGGAGCTGATGGCCCGGCACAGCATCGACGCGGCGCTGCTCGACGCGACCGCCGACCGGCCGGACCAGCCGAGCGGCGTCCGGCTCGGCACCGACGCCCCGTACGCGGCGGCGAAGGCGCTGCTGATCCAGGAGGTGGCGGCGGCGAACCGGTGCGAGTCGGTGTGGTCCGACGACCTCGGCTTCGCCACCGTGCTCGGCTTCCCCGCCGATCTGGTGGCGGTCGAGCTGCTGCACACCTCGCTGCTGGTGCAGGCCACCACGGCGATGCTGCGCGGCCGGGGCGAACGCCGGACGGGCGGCGGCCGACGTACGGGCGGCGGCCGGCGCACCAAGGGGTACGACGAGTCGTTCCTCAACGCGTTCGCGCTGCGGATCGGGGAGCGGCTGCGGGCGGCCACCTCGGCGGCGGACCGGGCGGCGGCCGAGGAGCGCGGCGACGACCGGCTGCTCCCCGTGCTCGCCGCCCGCTCGGACGCGGTCCGGGAACGCGTCGACCAGCTCTTTCCCGGCGTCACCCGGTACCGGCTCCAGGTACGCGACGCCGAGGGCTGGACGTCGGGCACCTCGGCCGCCGACCGGGCCTCGCTCGACGTCGGCTCCCCCGGCCACCGCGCGGTGCGTCGCGGTCGCTGA
- a CDS encoding sensor histidine kinase — protein sequence MDEARLNRARRRSVAQTAGAIGVVLLLVGALMFVLTSRQEGRELDTQLTQVLAMAEDVDDPPPGQVLARQPAGAAATETTRGASPELVRVLHDAVGRRPGRYDTSAGDDRPVRVLVRQRADGSRWAIAADLAPLRQRQGQLAVALLVAELAGLAGALVAAALLARRAVAPLATALTLQRRFVADASHELRTPLTVLHTRAQLLARRARGQPADRLTDQLDQLVADTRALGEVVEDLLVSAAAEHRPLPDTEVDLAEVAREVVASMSAYAQGRAVELRAEAAGPAPVRGARTALRRALTALVDNAVGHVPDGGHVTVTVAGRNGRVVAEVADDGVGLDPAETDRLFERFAHGTAGTGRRFGLGLALVQHVTRAHGGTVEVAGAPGRGATFTLLLPPA from the coding sequence GTGGACGAGGCCCGGCTGAACCGTGCCCGCCGGCGCAGCGTGGCCCAGACCGCCGGGGCGATCGGGGTGGTCCTGCTGCTGGTCGGCGCGCTGATGTTCGTGCTCACCAGCCGGCAGGAGGGCCGGGAGCTGGACACGCAGCTCACCCAGGTGCTGGCCATGGCCGAGGACGTGGACGATCCGCCGCCCGGCCAGGTCCTCGCCCGGCAGCCGGCCGGCGCGGCGGCGACCGAGACGACCAGGGGCGCGTCGCCGGAGCTGGTCCGCGTCCTGCACGACGCGGTCGGCCGCCGGCCGGGCCGGTACGACACCAGCGCCGGCGACGACCGGCCGGTCCGGGTGCTGGTCCGTCAGCGGGCCGACGGCAGCCGGTGGGCGATCGCCGCCGACCTCGCGCCGCTGCGCCAGCGGCAGGGGCAGCTCGCCGTCGCGCTGCTGGTGGCCGAGCTGGCCGGGCTGGCCGGCGCGCTGGTCGCCGCCGCGCTGCTGGCCCGGCGGGCGGTCGCGCCGCTGGCCACCGCGTTGACCCTGCAACGCCGCTTCGTGGCCGACGCCTCGCACGAGCTGCGCACTCCGCTCACCGTGCTGCACACCCGGGCGCAGTTGCTGGCCCGCCGGGCCCGCGGCCAGCCGGCGGACCGGCTCACCGACCAGCTCGACCAGCTCGTCGCCGACACCCGGGCGCTCGGTGAGGTGGTCGAGGATCTGCTGGTGTCGGCCGCCGCCGAGCACCGGCCGCTGCCGGACACCGAGGTCGACCTGGCCGAGGTCGCCCGCGAGGTGGTGGCCAGCATGTCCGCGTACGCGCAGGGCCGGGCGGTCGAGCTGCGGGCCGAGGCGGCCGGACCGGCCCCGGTCCGGGGTGCCCGTACCGCCCTGCGCCGGGCGCTCACCGCGCTGGTCGACAACGCCGTAGGGCACGTCCCGGACGGCGGACACGTCACGGTGACCGTGGCGGGCCGCAACGGCCGGGTGGTCGCCGAGGTGGCCGACGACGGGGTGGGGCTGGACCCGGCCGAGACGGACCGGCTCTTCGAGCGTTTCGCGCACGGTACGGCGGGGACGGGCCGCCGGTTCGGGCTGGGCCTGGCGCTGGTGCAGCACGTGACGCGGGCGCACGGCGGGACGGTCGAGGTGGCCGGCGCGCCGGGGCGGGGGGCCACCTTCACTCTCCTCCTGCCGCCGGCCTGA
- a CDS encoding WXG100-like domain-containing protein: protein MGLELPGELRSLLGILGYTWPEADEVKLFEMGNAWIRFSGTLGGVVTEAHAGAAAVWSGHTGQDINAFQSWWNREDSPADSLRDGVTAAVLTGTGLIICAAIVLALKIAVIVQLVLLAIQIAQAIATAALTFGASLLEIPIFQQLARTIVGNLIQEVLWKLIDG, encoded by the coding sequence ATGGGCCTCGAACTCCCCGGCGAACTGCGCTCGCTGCTCGGCATCCTCGGCTACACCTGGCCGGAGGCGGACGAGGTCAAGCTCTTCGAGATGGGCAACGCCTGGATCCGCTTCTCCGGCACCCTCGGCGGCGTGGTCACCGAGGCGCACGCCGGGGCCGCCGCCGTCTGGTCCGGCCACACCGGTCAGGACATCAACGCCTTCCAGTCCTGGTGGAACCGGGAGGACAGCCCCGCCGACAGCCTGCGCGACGGGGTGACCGCGGCGGTGCTCACCGGCACCGGCCTGATCATCTGCGCCGCGATCGTCCTCGCCCTGAAGATCGCGGTGATCGTGCAACTGGTGCTCCTGGCCATCCAGATAGCGCAGGCGATCGCCACAGCCGCGCTCACCTTCGGCGCCTCGCTGCTGGAGATCCCGATCTTCCAGCAGCTCGCCCGTACCATCGTCGGCAACCTCATCCAAGAGGTCCTCTGGAAGCTCATCGACGGGTGA
- a CDS encoding ATP-binding protein, whose product MGQLRTSPPPPQATALERWDLGTPAELRDLRASLRQALTRHGLVQGEDLDEVPHLVVLVATELASNALRHGLPPTTVTLLTADGCFILDVADHDLSTIPELDDTNPLDSGGRGLMLAQSVSLAVGWYATGDTKNIWASFSR is encoded by the coding sequence ATGGGACAGCTGCGTACGTCGCCGCCACCGCCTCAGGCCACCGCGCTGGAGCGGTGGGACCTCGGCACCCCGGCCGAGCTGCGCGACCTGCGGGCCTCGCTGCGCCAAGCGCTGACCCGGCACGGCCTGGTCCAGGGGGAGGACCTGGACGAGGTGCCCCACCTGGTGGTCCTCGTCGCCACTGAGCTGGCCAGCAACGCGCTGCGGCACGGTCTGCCACCGACCACCGTCACCCTGCTCACCGCCGACGGGTGCTTCATCCTCGACGTGGCCGACCACGACCTCAGCACCATCCCCGAACTGGACGACACCAACCCGCTCGACTCGGGTGGGCGCGGGCTGATGCTGGCCCAGTCGGTCTCCCTCGCCGTCGGCTGGTACGCGACCGGGGACACCAAGAACATCTGGGCCTCGTTCTCCCGCTGA
- a CDS encoding CsbD family protein, whose protein sequence is MGMDDKINNTAEKTAGKVKEGAGRATDNERLEAEGRTDQAKADLKQAGEKVKDAFRS, encoded by the coding sequence ATGGGCATGGACGACAAGATCAACAATACGGCCGAGAAGACCGCCGGCAAGGTCAAGGAGGGTGCCGGTCGGGCCACCGACAACGAGCGCCTCGAGGCCGAGGGCCGCACCGACCAGGCCAAGGCCGACCTCAAGCAGGCCGGTGAGAAGGTCAAGGACGCCTTCAGGAGCTGA
- a CDS encoding YciI family protein, whose protein sequence is MLLIWNRPGFVEALSEEERNAIFGEVDVIMKELTESGELVGGEALAHPSQTRTVRSRAGGVEITDGPFVESKEQFAGYLMVDCETPERAAEIAASWPDVRRGFGLLEVRPLMHQAGTEI, encoded by the coding sequence ATGCTGTTGATCTGGAACCGGCCCGGCTTCGTCGAGGCGCTGTCCGAGGAGGAACGGAACGCGATCTTCGGCGAGGTCGACGTGATCATGAAGGAGCTGACCGAGTCCGGGGAGCTGGTCGGCGGCGAGGCGCTGGCCCACCCGTCGCAGACCCGTACGGTCCGGTCCCGCGCCGGCGGTGTCGAGATCACCGACGGGCCGTTCGTGGAGAGCAAGGAGCAGTTCGCCGGCTACCTGATGGTCGACTGCGAGACCCCGGAACGGGCCGCCGAGATCGCCGCGAGCTGGCCGGACGTGCGGCGTGGCTTCGGCCTGCTGGAGGTGCGCCCGCTGATGCACCAGGCCGGGACGGAGATTTGA
- a CDS encoding extracellular catalytic domain type 2 short-chain-length polyhydroxyalkanoate depolymerase translates to MKTPWKAAATLAAALLLVLPGGTAARAAGTPYTKTPVSGSLSTYRVSGVYVAGVSSGGYLATQLQVAYSARIRGAAVFAAGPYYCAQNNVAQALYGCGDNIYPTYVSTLESYTRTWAAYGWVDGTGNLSGQPVYVYHGGNDNVVKKSVTDDLVRYYQDFGASVRYDSGSAAGHAWVTPYGTVGCTATASPFLNDCGTDPQGSFLGKLLGSVSAPNTGPLGGTLIRYSQDSFAVNGWANGLSMDASGFAYVPSACAAGQTCRLLVALHGCAQGYAKVGTAFVDRANLNQYADTNKLIVLYPQAIATGVNPNGCWDWWGYLGATNYPIKGGAQIETIMNMVRRLGG, encoded by the coding sequence ATGAAGACACCGTGGAAAGCCGCCGCCACCCTCGCCGCAGCCCTCCTTCTGGTCCTGCCCGGTGGCACCGCCGCCCGGGCGGCGGGCACGCCGTACACCAAGACCCCGGTATCCGGCTCGCTCAGCACCTACCGCGTCTCCGGCGTGTACGTCGCCGGGGTCTCCTCCGGCGGATACCTGGCCACCCAGCTCCAGGTCGCGTACTCGGCGCGGATCCGGGGCGCGGCCGTCTTCGCCGCCGGCCCGTACTACTGCGCCCAGAACAACGTCGCCCAGGCGTTGTACGGCTGCGGCGACAACATCTACCCGACGTACGTGTCCACCCTGGAGAGCTACACCCGCACCTGGGCGGCGTACGGCTGGGTCGATGGGACCGGCAACCTCTCCGGTCAGCCGGTGTACGTCTATCACGGTGGCAACGACAACGTCGTGAAGAAGTCGGTCACCGACGACCTGGTCCGCTACTACCAGGACTTCGGTGCCAGCGTCCGCTACGACTCCGGCAGCGCCGCCGGCCACGCCTGGGTCACCCCGTACGGCACGGTCGGCTGCACGGCGACCGCCTCGCCGTTCCTCAACGACTGCGGCACCGACCCGCAGGGCAGCTTCCTCGGCAAGCTGCTCGGCTCGGTGTCCGCGCCGAACACCGGCCCGCTCGGCGGCACGCTCATCCGCTACAGCCAGGACAGCTTCGCGGTCAACGGTTGGGCCAACGGGCTGAGCATGGACGCCAGCGGCTTCGCGTACGTCCCGAGCGCCTGCGCGGCCGGCCAGACCTGCCGCCTGCTGGTCGCCCTGCACGGCTGCGCCCAGGGGTACGCCAAGGTCGGCACCGCCTTCGTGGACCGGGCCAACCTCAACCAGTACGCCGACACCAACAAACTGATCGTGCTCTACCCGCAGGCCATCGCCACCGGGGTGAACCCGAACGGTTGCTGGGACTGGTGGGGCTACCTCGGCGCCACCAACTATCCGATCAAGGGCGGTGCCCAGATCGAAACGATCATGAACATGGTCCGCCGGCTGGGCGGCTGA
- a CDS encoding EndoU domain-containing protein, with product MSGGKAGGRLMRAALRFLKRSKGRNRPDRMNPHFTEHVIGGGHVKPGMPKGTGYHYRPGGQDFPGRRLQPGSVVKDPKTGAYRAKPEFFDSTLNPPHGAWKPKKGPNGESSFFPDDWTPAQVDNAISGAFQNATPVPGTNLWRGKHKDLVIEGFYNGSGGFTHGWPVVP from the coding sequence ATGAGCGGAGGCAAGGCCGGCGGCCGGTTGATGCGGGCCGCGTTGCGCTTCCTGAAGCGGAGCAAGGGACGCAACCGCCCCGACCGGATGAACCCGCACTTCACTGAGCACGTGATCGGCGGGGGACATGTCAAGCCGGGAATGCCCAAGGGAACCGGTTATCACTACCGCCCGGGTGGCCAGGACTTCCCGGGACGCAGGCTGCAACCGGGGAGCGTCGTCAAGGATCCGAAGACCGGGGCGTACCGCGCCAAGCCGGAGTTCTTCGATTCGACGCTCAACCCACCGCACGGGGCGTGGAAGCCGAAGAAGGGGCCCAACGGGGAAAGCTCCTTCTTCCCCGATGACTGGACACCCGCCCAGGTGGACAACGCCATCAGTGGCGCCTTCCAGAATGCGACGCCCGTGCCGGGCACCAATCTGTGGCGTGGGAAGCACAAGGACCTCGTGATCGAGGGTTTCTACAATGGCTCGGGCGGGTTCACGCACGGATGGCCCGTCGTCCCCTGA
- a CDS encoding DUF2231 domain-containing protein: MPDTVNGLPLHPLVVHAVVVLLPLAALGVVALAVRPSWRGRFGVLVVAIAALATAAIPLATDSGESLERRVGDPGQHAELGDTLLWFALPLLVVAVALVWLHRRASRPGGGATEAVRTSGRGVLGVVVAVLAVVVAAANLVQVYRVGDSGAKAVWGDTPAATAGHGGERD, translated from the coding sequence GTGCCCGACACCGTCAACGGACTGCCGCTGCACCCGCTCGTGGTGCACGCCGTCGTGGTCCTCCTGCCGCTGGCCGCGCTCGGCGTCGTCGCGCTCGCCGTCCGACCGTCCTGGCGGGGCCGTTTCGGCGTGCTCGTCGTGGCGATCGCCGCGCTGGCCACCGCCGCGATCCCGCTCGCCACGGACAGCGGCGAGAGCCTGGAGCGCCGGGTCGGCGACCCGGGCCAGCACGCCGAGTTGGGGGACACGCTGCTCTGGTTCGCCCTGCCGCTGCTGGTCGTGGCGGTGGCGCTGGTCTGGCTGCACCGTCGGGCCAGCCGGCCAGGCGGCGGCGCGACCGAGGCGGTGCGTACCTCCGGTCGGGGCGTGCTGGGCGTGGTGGTCGCGGTGTTGGCCGTGGTGGTCGCGGCGGCGAACCTGGTGCAGGTCTACCGGGTCGGGGACAGCGGCGCGAAGGCGGTCTGGGGCGATACCCCGGCGGCCACCGCCGGACACGGCGGCGAGCGCGACTGA
- a CDS encoding zf-HC2 domain-containing protein — MGCEQWREVLSALLDGEETAAERVAAEAHLSGCGGCRAWYDRAAAVTRRARLSVTVAGDDLTDVILAALPEPVPVPPAEPEPVLAPRRRGRIVLTLRAVLGLIGALQVVLGLTQIGRGVTGVHDHAAAGALASGHLWHESAAWNVAVGAGFLFVAARRTPPTGLVPMLSAFVGTLVLLSVNDLATERVETTRLVSHGFLLAGYAVVVALSRPRLRPGGPAQGDRPEGPRWHLPAEEQPDAPGLRLLPPPYPGSARTADRWAA, encoded by the coding sequence ATGGGCTGTGAACAGTGGCGTGAGGTGCTGTCGGCGCTGTTGGACGGGGAGGAGACGGCCGCCGAGCGGGTGGCCGCCGAGGCCCACCTGAGCGGGTGCGGCGGCTGCCGGGCCTGGTACGACCGGGCTGCCGCGGTGACCCGCCGGGCGCGGCTGTCGGTCACCGTGGCCGGCGACGACCTCACCGATGTCATCCTCGCCGCGCTGCCGGAGCCGGTGCCGGTGCCGCCGGCGGAGCCGGAGCCGGTGCTGGCCCCGCGCCGCCGGGGCCGGATCGTGCTCACCCTCCGGGCGGTGCTCGGCCTGATCGGCGCGCTACAGGTCGTTCTCGGCCTGACCCAGATCGGTCGCGGGGTGACCGGCGTCCACGACCACGCGGCGGCCGGCGCGCTGGCGTCCGGGCACCTGTGGCACGAGTCGGCCGCCTGGAACGTGGCCGTCGGTGCCGGGTTCCTGTTCGTCGCGGCGCGGCGCACCCCGCCGACCGGGCTGGTGCCGATGCTGTCGGCGTTCGTCGGCACGCTGGTGCTGCTGTCGGTCAACGATCTGGCCACCGAGCGGGTGGAGACGACCCGACTGGTCAGCCACGGCTTCCTGCTCGCCGGATACGCGGTCGTCGTGGCGCTGTCCCGCCCCCGGCTGCGCCCCGGCGGCCCGGCGCAGGGCGACCGCCCGGAGGGGCCGCGCTGGCACCTGCCCGCCGAGGAGCAGCCCGACGCCCCCGGGCTGCGGCTGTTGCCGCCGCCGTACCCCGGCTCGGCCCGTACCGCCGACCGCTGGGCGGCCTGA
- a CDS encoding RNA polymerase sigma factor: MTPTGVEDLLRTLAPQVLGVLVRRHGQFYACEDAVQEALLAAATQWPAQGVPDHPRSWLVTVATRRLTDEWRSERARRDREVAVAVREPAYAAVAPPADEEPPTGDDTLRLLFLCCHPALTGSAQVALTLRAVGGLSTAEIARAYLVPEATMSQRIRRAKQRIEASGARLVLPSAADRDERLHAVLHVLYLIFNEGHTASSGGELHRAELTGEAIRLARELRRLLPDDGEVTGLLALMLLTDAHRAARTGPGGELIPLSEQDRTRWDRSEIEEGIALVTEALTWSPPGPYQVQAAIAAVHAEAPTAAETDWPQIVGLYRVLARIAPNPMVTLNQAGAVAMVDGPRAGLALLAPLAADERTAGHHRLAAVRAHLLELAGERDAAREAYLAASRATTSRPEQRYLEVRAARLAADR, from the coding sequence TTGACGCCCACGGGTGTCGAGGACCTGCTGCGCACCCTCGCGCCGCAGGTCCTCGGCGTACTCGTCCGCCGGCACGGCCAGTTCTACGCCTGCGAGGACGCCGTGCAGGAGGCCCTGCTGGCCGCCGCCACCCAGTGGCCGGCGCAGGGCGTCCCGGACCACCCGCGCTCGTGGCTGGTAACCGTGGCGACCCGCCGGCTCACCGACGAGTGGCGCAGCGAGCGGGCCCGCCGGGACCGCGAGGTCGCGGTGGCGGTCCGGGAGCCGGCGTACGCGGCGGTCGCACCGCCGGCCGACGAGGAGCCGCCGACCGGGGACGACACGCTGAGGCTGCTGTTCCTCTGCTGCCACCCTGCGCTCACCGGCTCCGCCCAGGTGGCGCTCACGTTGCGGGCGGTCGGCGGGCTGAGCACGGCGGAGATCGCCCGGGCGTACCTCGTGCCGGAGGCGACGATGAGCCAGCGGATCCGCCGGGCCAAGCAGCGGATCGAGGCGTCGGGCGCCCGCCTCGTACTGCCCTCGGCCGCCGACCGCGACGAGCGGCTGCACGCCGTGCTGCACGTGCTCTACCTGATCTTCAACGAGGGCCACACCGCCTCCAGCGGCGGTGAGCTGCACCGGGCGGAGCTGACCGGGGAGGCGATCCGGTTGGCCCGGGAGCTGCGCCGGCTGCTCCCCGACGACGGCGAGGTCACCGGACTGCTGGCGTTGATGCTGCTCACCGACGCGCACCGGGCCGCCCGGACCGGCCCCGGTGGGGAGCTGATCCCGCTGTCCGAGCAGGACCGCACCCGCTGGGACCGGAGCGAGATCGAGGAGGGCATCGCCCTGGTGACCGAGGCGCTGACCTGGTCACCGCCCGGCCCGTACCAGGTGCAGGCGGCGATCGCGGCGGTGCACGCCGAGGCGCCGACGGCGGCGGAGACCGACTGGCCGCAGATCGTCGGGCTCTACCGGGTGCTCGCCCGGATCGCGCCGAACCCGATGGTCACCCTCAACCAGGCCGGCGCGGTGGCCATGGTGGACGGTCCCCGGGCCGGGCTCGCCCTGTTGGCGCCGCTCGCCGCCGACGAGCGCACCGCCGGGCACCACCGGCTCGCCGCCGTCCGCGCCCACCTGCTGGAACTGGCCGGTGAGCGCGACGCGGCGCGGGAGGCGTACCTGGCCGCCTCCCGGGCGACCACCAGCCGGCCCGAGCAGCGCTACCTGGAGGTACGCGCCGCGCGGCTGGCGGCCGACCGCTGA
- a CDS encoding response regulator transcription factor encodes MESIRPRLLLVEDDRALTGLLVDLLTEEGYEVDVAGDGHRGLHHALTREYQVMVVDRGLPALDGLELVVRLRSRGVTCPVLLLTARGSVDDRVAGLDAGAEDYLVKPFELAELLARLRALRRRHPDAAGWLPVGRRRLDVGNRRVLDGAEEVSLSAREFAVLHALAGRPTKVFTRAELLNAAFDHADAPGTVDACVHHLRRKLGRDTVRTVHGLGYRLGPG; translated from the coding sequence GTGGAGAGCATCCGCCCCCGCCTGCTGCTGGTCGAGGACGACCGTGCCCTCACCGGCCTGCTCGTCGACCTGCTCACCGAGGAGGGGTACGAGGTCGACGTGGCCGGCGACGGGCACCGCGGCCTGCACCACGCGCTGACCCGCGAATACCAGGTAATGGTGGTCGACCGGGGCCTGCCCGCGCTGGACGGGTTGGAGCTGGTCGTCCGGCTGCGGTCCCGCGGGGTGACCTGCCCGGTGCTGCTGCTCACCGCCCGGGGGTCGGTCGACGACCGGGTGGCCGGGCTGGACGCGGGCGCCGAGGACTACCTGGTGAAGCCGTTCGAGCTGGCCGAGCTGCTGGCCCGGCTCCGGGCGCTGCGCCGCCGGCACCCGGACGCGGCCGGCTGGCTGCCGGTGGGCCGGCGGAGGCTGGACGTGGGCAACCGCCGGGTGCTCGACGGTGCCGAGGAGGTGTCCCTCTCCGCCCGCGAGTTCGCCGTGCTGCACGCTCTCGCCGGTCGGCCGACGAAGGTCTTCACCCGGGCGGAGCTGCTCAACGCCGCGTTCGACCACGCCGACGCGCCGGGCACCGTCGACGCCTGCGTCCATCACCTGCGCCGCAAGCTGGGCCGGGACACCGTCCGCACGGTGCACGGGCTGGGCTACCGACTGGGCCCGGGCTGA
- a CDS encoding SAM-dependent methyltransferase, with protein MTTLDLPRSFTIREGDLRILNPFDAGKLATLGRAIKLEPGTSILDLCSGKGELLCTWARDHGITGTGVDISTVFTAAARERAAELGVADRVRFAHGDAATYVPEEPVDLAACVGATWIGDGVPGTLEILRRSLRPGGMALVGEPYWRLDPPDAETVTGCQARTRDEFQGLPGLVRLFAECGWDLVEMVLADQDSWDRYAAAHWLNLRRWLDANPDDELAGELRRELTEDPLRYVRYQREYLGWGVFALLRR; from the coding sequence GTGACGACATTGGATCTGCCACGTAGTTTCACCATCCGCGAGGGCGACCTCCGGATCCTCAACCCGTTCGACGCCGGCAAGCTGGCCACGCTGGGCCGGGCGATCAAGCTCGAACCCGGCACGTCGATTCTCGACCTGTGCAGCGGCAAGGGCGAGTTGCTCTGCACCTGGGCCCGGGACCACGGCATCACCGGCACCGGGGTGGACATCAGCACCGTATTCACCGCGGCGGCCCGGGAGCGGGCCGCCGAGCTGGGCGTCGCGGACCGGGTCCGGTTCGCGCACGGCGACGCCGCGACGTACGTACCCGAGGAGCCCGTCGACCTGGCCGCCTGCGTCGGCGCAACCTGGATCGGCGACGGGGTGCCCGGCACCCTGGAGATCCTCCGCCGCAGCCTGCGCCCCGGCGGGATGGCGCTGGTCGGGGAGCCGTACTGGCGGCTCGACCCGCCCGACGCGGAGACCGTGACCGGGTGCCAAGCCCGGACCCGGGACGAGTTCCAGGGCCTGCCCGGGCTGGTCCGGCTCTTCGCGGAGTGCGGCTGGGACCTGGTGGAGATGGTCCTCGCCGACCAGGACAGCTGGGACCGGTACGCGGCGGCGCACTGGCTGAACCTGCGCCGCTGGCTGGACGCCAACCCCGACGACGAACTGGCCGGGGAACTGCGCCGGGAACTGACCGAGGACCCGCTGCGGTACGTCCGCTACCAGCGGGAGTACCTGGGCTGGGGGGTCTTCGCCCTGCTCCGGCGGTGA
- a CDS encoding YbaB/EbfC family nucleoid-associated protein, whose amino-acid sequence MAHPVDPSGLGRVLSETMSALGQFTAGAESDAPPPEGHGEAADGLVQVTVGPPGRITALTLDPRAMRMASESLAEEVTEAVNAALADLQEKVTAVPGQIDLGSLGDQLRKIQEDAGRQFSAFTDALVEAQDRLARQGGK is encoded by the coding sequence ATGGCGCACCCCGTCGACCCGTCCGGCCTCGGGCGAGTGCTGTCCGAGACGATGTCCGCGCTCGGGCAGTTCACCGCCGGCGCCGAGAGCGACGCGCCACCACCCGAGGGCCACGGCGAGGCGGCCGACGGGCTGGTCCAGGTGACGGTCGGCCCACCCGGCCGGATCACCGCGCTCACCCTCGACCCACGGGCGATGCGCATGGCGAGCGAGTCACTGGCCGAAGAGGTCACCGAGGCGGTCAACGCGGCGCTCGCCGATCTTCAGGAAAAGGTCACCGCCGTTCCCGGACAGATCGACCTCGGATCGCTGGGCGACCAGCTGCGCAAGATCCAAGAAGACGCCGGCAGGCAGTTCAGCGCGTTCACCGACGCTCTGGTGGAGGCGCAGGACCGGCTCGCCCGGCAGGGCGGTAAATGA
- a CDS encoding sigma-70 family RNA polymerase sigma factor, whose amino-acid sequence MADDDAELTAWALAAGRGDRDAATRFVRATQQQVRRFLTALTSPSESEDLAQETFLRAMRSLPSFAGRSSARTWLLTIARRVAVDHVRAAAARPRTVPMADGYDAPDAYRGGFDRQVVLEQLIATLPAERREAFVATQVLGMSYAEAAEVCGCPVGTIRSRVARAREDLVAATENRPGWGSRRGGDAAV is encoded by the coding sequence ATGGCCGACGACGACGCGGAGCTCACCGCGTGGGCGTTGGCCGCCGGCCGGGGTGACCGGGACGCGGCCACCCGGTTCGTCCGCGCGACGCAGCAGCAGGTCCGGCGGTTCCTCACCGCGCTGACCTCCCCGTCCGAGTCCGAGGACCTGGCCCAGGAGACGTTCCTGCGCGCGATGCGGTCGCTGCCGTCGTTCGCCGGCCGGTCCTCGGCGCGGACCTGGCTGCTCACCATCGCCCGCCGCGTCGCGGTGGACCACGTCCGGGCCGCGGCGGCCCGCCCGCGTACGGTGCCGATGGCCGACGGGTACGACGCCCCCGACGCGTACCGCGGCGGCTTCGACCGGCAGGTGGTGCTGGAGCAGTTGATCGCCACGTTGCCGGCGGAGCGGCGCGAGGCGTTCGTCGCCACCCAGGTGCTCGGCATGTCGTACGCCGAGGCGGCGGAGGTGTGCGGCTGCCCGGTCGGCACCATCCGCTCCCGGGTGGCCCGGGCCCGCGAGGACCTCGTCGCCGCCACCGAAAACCGGCCCGGTTGGGGCTCGCGGCGCGGCGGCGACGCGGCGGTGTGA